In Enterobacteriaceae endosymbiont of Plateumaris rustica, the genomic window TCAATTTTTTTAAGAGAAATAACACCTCATAATTTAGGGTCATTAATTGCTTTATATGAACATAAAATTTTTATACAAGGTGTTATTTTAAATATCTTTTCTTTTGATCAATGGGGAGTTGAATTAGGAAAAAAAATGGCTAATATATTAGTATCAAATTTAAATAATTCTCAAAAAATAACTCATTATGATAGTTCAACTAATGGATTAATAAATTTTTATAAATCATTTAATATATAAAATCGAATTTAATTATTTATTATAAATAAATTATATAATCTTTATTAAATTTTTTAAAAAAATTATTTAAAAAAAATAATAATTTTAATTATTAAATAATTTTATATGTATAAGTTTATTTAAAATTCTTATTTTTTTAAAATTTTTATTTAAAATTTTAGATAATTCAATAGTAGAATATAAAGAAAATAATTTTATATTACCAATATAATGACTATTAATTTCTCCTTCATTAATCATAGCTCCAACAATATGACGAATTTCAACACCATCTTTTTTACCAATATTTATTGTATATAATTCCATATCTTTATTTTTATATTTTTTTTTATAAAAATTATTTTTCTTTTTTGTCTTATTATGTATATTAATAAATTTTGAATTTTTATAAAATATTTTTTTTGGTTTAAAAATAGGATCAGGAGGTAAAATTAAAGGTCTAAGACCTTGAGCTATTTTTAGTAAAGCTATTGATAATTTTTCTTGATCTAAATTATTTTTGTATTGTAATTTTGATAGAATTATTTTATATTTTTCTAAATCATTAGATTTAAGTTGTTTATTTATTTTTATTCCAAATTTTATTATTCTTTTTTCTGTTAATAATTTAGAGTTAGGTAAAAATATTTCTGTAATATTTAATTTTATTTTACGTTCAATATTTCTTAAAAACCTTTTTTCTCTATTTTCTACAAACATTAAAGTTTTACCTGTTCTACCAGCACGTCCTGTTCTTCCTATACGATGTACATAAGATTCTACATCTATTGGAATATCATAATTTATAACTAAAGATATTCTTTTAACATCTAATCCTCTTGCAGCAATATCAGTAGCAATTAAAATATCTAAACTACCATTTTTAAATTTATCTAATGTTTGTTCTCTAATATTTTGATTCATATCTCCATTTAAAGCTGAACTATTATAACCAGATTGTTTCAACATTTCAGAAACTTCAATAGTTGCATGTTTAGTACGTACAAAAATTAATGCTGCATCAAAATCTTCAACTTCAAGAAATTTTTTAAGAGC contains:
- a CDS encoding DEAD/DEAH box helicase; amino-acid sequence: MTNVEITFVKLGLNNYLLKALNMIGYSKPSPIQKKCIPPLLLKKDVLGIAQTGSGKTAAFSLPLLHNINISNRNTQILILAPTRELAMQVSKEISLFSRFMIGVNVLVLYGGQSYGIQLKGLRLGPQIIVATPGRLLDHIKRGTVKLSNLKSLVLDEADEMLRMGFIEDVENIISVIPKGYQIALFSATMPIQIKNITKKFMNNPYEVRIASNINTIPDINQNYWNVYGRKIDALKKFLEVEDFDAALIFVRTKHATIEVSEMLKQSGYNSSALNGDMNQNIREQTLDKFKNGSLDILIATDIAARGLDVKRISLVINYDIPIDVESYVHRIGRTGRAGRTGKTLMFVENREKRFLRNIERKIKLNITEIFLPNSKLLTEKRIIKFGIKINKQLKSNDLEKYKIILSKLQYKNNLDQEKLSIALLKIAQGLRPLILPPDPIFKPKKIFYKNSKFINIHNKTKKKNNFYKKKYKNKDMELYTINIGKKDGVEIRHIVGAMINEGEINSHYIGNIKLFSLYSTIELSKILNKNFKKIRILNKLIHIKLFNN